The proteins below come from a single Aegilops tauschii subsp. strangulata cultivar AL8/78 chromosome 6, Aet v6.0, whole genome shotgun sequence genomic window:
- the LOC120966132 gene encoding uncharacterized protein encodes MASTAQVNSFLSAAAELEPKEFVTSFPSSFGLLGRSIIIDLPCFRHTTYIMLDHVYIRSVAVGVEFPVLETLSLLHCNGNLEALLSCCPRLCTLLLSGILFDTCDLRVNSPSLQELVVNPFSTEHVNIVAPMLKKMEILLTVMLEVNISVLAPIMENVWWYCCYTEESIVFGPWYLELLGLQVADRQGQLPLLHIRASVDSSLFPYEPNFAQEIEKHMVVDFSLLELDLKTDGHVLGALVFYLLQIDQISSSLRKLKIILLRSVVKEECPTDCPCESTNWRSQAISLTALEEVEINGFEGVDHEFDLLKKLLVFAPKLKKIIVRLTQEVSSSNTRRTKIYNVFETYGSAECFVYLSSGLIDDIQNQPST; translated from the exons ATGGCGAGTACTGCACAAGTCAACTCGTTTTTGTCCGCCGCCGCGGAACTTGAGCCGAAGGAGTTTGTCACTTCCTTCCCCTCAAGCTTTGGCCTATTAGGAAGGTCCATCATCATTGATTTGCCTTGCTTCCGCCACACCACCTACATCATGCTGGACCATGTATACATTCGCTCCGTCGCAGTCGGCGTCGAGTTTCCTGTGCTCGAGACGTTGTCCCTACTGCACTGCAATGGCAACCTCGAGGCTTTGCTCTCATGCTGTCCGCGCTTGTGCACCCTCCTGCTCAGCGGCATTTTATTTGATACGTGTGATCTAAGGGTGAATTCGCCGTCGCTGCAGGAGCTTGTTGTGAACCCATTCTCGACAGAACATGTCAACATTGTTGCCCCCATGCTTAAGAAAATGGAGATTCTCCTTACCGTGATGTTGGAGGTCAACATTTCAGTATTGGCACCAATTATGGAGAATGTCTGGTGGTACTGCTGCTACACTGAGGAGTCTATTGTGTTTGGTCCTTGGTATCTCGAGTTGTTGGGGTTGCAGGTGGCAGATAGACAAGGACAACTCCCTTTGTTGCATATTCGTGCAAGTGTA GACTCGTCACTTTTCCCCTACGAGCCCAACTTTGCACAGGAGATAGAGAAGCATATGGTTGTTGACTTCTCTCTTTTGGAGTTAGATCTCAAAACAGATGGACATGTTTTGGGAGCACTTGTGTTTTATCTCCTTCAGATTGATCAAATTTCTAGTTCACTGCGGAAGCTTAAGATCATCCTATTAAGATCAGTG GTAAAAGAAGAATGCCCAACGGATTGTCCCTGTGAGTCCACAAACTGGAGGTCCCAAGCTATCTCCTTGACTGCTCTTGAAGAAGTGGAAATCAATGGATTTGAAGGAGTGGATCATGAGTTTGATTTACTGAAAAAACTACTTGTATTCGCACCAAAGCTTAAAAAAATTATTGTGAGGCTCACACAGGAGGTCTCATCAAGTAACACTAGACGCACTAAAATATACAACGTCTTCGAGACCTATGGTTCAGCAGAATGCTTTGTCTATCTTAGCTCTG GTTTAATAGACGACATCCAAAATCAACCATCAACATGA